Genomic window (Cololabis saira isolate AMF1-May2022 chromosome 10, fColSai1.1, whole genome shotgun sequence):
ACTCATCTCCTGATGGTTTTACTGACTTAATAGCAGAGATGTAATGAATGCCaaattatgtttgtttgttttttcaaaataagagcccTAATCATTAAAGAGCTGATCCCTGAACCACTCTTCCAATGCGGCTGTAAATACCTTCAAATTAAAGCTACAAATCTGCACTCTAAACTCTTGTTTATtatgaagagaagaagaatttCAGGATGAGCTCTGATGAAATGAGTCTAGATATTTGTAGGCGGTGAAGGCACTGACCAGAGACGACGTCCCCGTTGCTGTAGGCTTTACTCTGGCCCTCCTCATCGTTGGGCACGGCAGACACCTGCTTGGCGGAGGTGCAgcccatctcctcctcctcagctgcTCTCCTCCTCAGCCCAGAGCATGACAGGCACACCTGAGGACAGGTACGAGGAAGTGACAACGTGGGTTTAAAAAACAGGACTTCAGGAACTGATCTTGTGAGGCATCATGTGTGCTGAGAAAAAGTTTGTGAACCCCTTGGAATTAACTGGCTTCTGTAATAATTTGCCATTAAATGTGTCACAAAAGTCACAAGAACAGACAAAAACAATGTGCGCCAGCTGATATCATTTATCATACCTTTATACAACAGCTTTTTCTCCTACACCTGTGAATGTTTAATAGGTATTTAAACATTAACGCAACTATATAGTACAGTTGGGCAGATCATGTGTAATTACAGCCTCATGCATGCATGTATTTCATCAATGCCAACCCTTGAAATCTGAACTAAAAAAGGAGGATTAAGTGGACCCAGAGTTTCTGTCTCCAGTGCATCTGAGTGGGATGGTTGTAATTGTTCAtactaaaaaaacagaaacccaAACTAGCACTCCCTGCCAGCGGAGACATCACCCAGATGACAGCACGGGAATCTGTTTTCACGATCAATTAGTCATGAAGGGGCCCCACCCCGGAATTAAGACACGCAGGCTCTCTCAATCTATTCTTTAAAGCACAATAAAGTGTCGGGCTGAGCCTGGCCGTGAGTCACGCACACGCAGCTCGCAGGAAACACCAATCACAAGGAGGTGCTGAGGGGGCGCAACAATGGGGCCTTTCAGGACGTGGAGGATTCCCTGTGCCAAGCCGCGGGTCATCTCATTAGAGACGGGTGGGGGGGCCCGTGGGGGCCCGTGGGGGCCCGTGGGGGCCCGTGGGGGCCCGTGGGGGCCCCGGGCTGcacagcagctgcagaaaactgtcccaaaaacaaaacacaaaacaacaacagagatTCAAGAACATGGGATTTCCTGACAGATGAGTTTTGTGCTGACTGTGCAGAAAAACCCGGTGCGTGGGTCTGCTTGTGTGTGGATCCACGCACCGGCCGGTGCGTGGATCCACACACAAGCAGACCCACGCACAAGCCGATCCAGCTGCAAAACCAGctgcagatccagatccagctgcagatccagatccagctgcagatccagctgcagctgcagcctctCCACTGAAACACGTACACGAACCAGACACGCCATCGCGACAGGGCTCGGCGTGGGAAAACAAGGTGTGCTACAAATTCAGACCGGGCTTTAAGGAATCGGATCGAGCTTCGTtgcaataaaacaacaaaagcgCCCACGCAACGCGGAAAAGGAGCAGAAccgcctgcagcagcagcagcagcagcggcggggCTTCATTACCTCTCTGGTGAATCCATGCTCCTGCCGGGGGATCCTGGTTTCTGCTGTGCGAGTGTGCAGGGAGGGTTCAGTCCAGACGGAGGAGCAGCCGCTCAGACAGAGTCTGCATGTCTGGCTCCAATCAGCAGATTCAGCCTGTCTGTCTGACTGCCTGTCTGTCCGTCTGCTCGCACTGCACAGCCCCCACGGTCTCACACCGGCTGATAAAATGACCCAACAGGCCGGGTGggttcagaaaaataaagagtCAAATTAAAGGAGATTGTATTTGAAATAATATGATTCAAAGGAAAccgtgaaaaaaataaaattatttgcAGTTGACAGGAACGGGATAATACCACTTTAATTCGCCTTGTGTTGCCAGTCGGGCCTAATTCACCGGTGCACCGCAAACTTCCGTCCAACGCATAGCTTCCAcatcaaaacagaaaaaaaaaaacaagaaagaaaagacaaagttTTTGGAGCTAAACCTTTTCGGATTGAGTCGATAGCTGCCGGCGTCCATCAGTATGATCCTACTAACAATGATCTGCCGTGTGGCGGACGGACTTCCGCTGGCTGCGTCCATTCAGGAGGACGAGCAGGTATGAATGGAGCTGCTCACACACCAGCTGCTCACAGTTAACAAGCTGCTCCTTCAAGTTAATAAAGCTCCTTATCGGGGggaaaatacacacacaaacacaatagCTGAAGCATGGGGATCAACTTCCTGTGAGGTGTTTGATAGCTCAATGATTTGATCAGTATTGCACAGGtagatttttgtgtgtgtgtgtgtgtgtgtgtgtgtgtatgtgtgtatatatatatatatatatatatatatatatatatatatatatatatatatatatatatgtatatatatatatatatatatgtatatatatatatgtatatatatatatatatgtatatatatatatgtatatatatatatatatatatatatatatatgtatatatatatatatatatgtatatgtatatatatatatatgtatatgcataTACGTCAGTCAAGtgtaaaatgatttattttattattttcctgcGAGGTGTTTGATAGCTTTGATCAGTGATGCACAGGTAGAtttctgtatatgtgtgtgatgtgtgtgtatacacacacacacacacacacacacacacacacacacacacacacacacacacacacacacacacacacacacatatatatatatatatatatatatatatatatatatatatatatatatatatatatatacacacacacacatacatacaggactgtctcacaaaattagaatattgtgataaagtccttttattttctgtaatgcaactaaaaaaacaaaaatgtcatacattctggattcattacaaatcaactgaaatattgcaagccttttattattttaatattgctgattatggcttactgtttaagattaagattcccagaatattctaatttttttagatttgagttttcttaagctgtaagccacgatcagcaatattaaaataataaaaggcttgaaatatttcagttgatttgtaatgaatccagaatgtatgacatttttgcattaaagaaaataaaggactttatcacaatattcaaattttctgagacagtcctgtgtgtgtgtgtgtgtatatatatatatatatatatatatatatatgcatatacatacatacactacatgtacatacacCGAGAATAGGTCAgtcaaatgtaatttttttttttttttttttgagcccaCATGAGCAGTTGTTAAACTTAACTTTACATAGATCCACTTTTTAgaagatgtttattttttttttataaaataaatagagCTTAAAAGCTGTCAGTATAACAACAAACTGTTTCATGCATTGGTGGAAAATGTGCGCCGATGGGTCTTAAAAGATCATAATTAAAACATAAGATTGGAAACATAAGCTGGATCtcagttttgttgttttattaatctatttattttagtGAGAACATAGTTATTTGATATCCATcatcttttgttttgcttgtttttcttaTGTGTGCAGGATAAAAGAAGTGCACATGTTTTAGTGAAGGCTGGCAACAGTGGAACAGTTTTAAAACAGCTTGGTGCCACATGGTAGCGGCAGAATCACATTACTAACAGCACAGTACTTAGCAGTTCAAtaaacaagttttattttataatttagtaACTCAACACTTTGATCTTCTGGCCAATGCTCAGTAGAAATAACTTTCTATATCCACAGGTACATGACAAACAATAACAAGAAAATTaccaaaagattaaaaaaaaataccagagAACATTGTGGAAAAAACACCTGTTTGTAAATTAGACCAATACAATGAAGGTGCTGCTTTGTTGAGTTTTTGAAATGTCACGTGCCATATACATAtagatacatttatatatttaagtTTCATATCCATTAATTAATAATCAGACCATGAACTCTTTAACCTGCAAATGGAGCTGTTACATTAAAGTTTACCTCCATTCAACACCCAACTCATCTCCAACACTCACTTTCATTATAACAACAAATGACTCATGTTTATATGATCAtgttagtttattttattcccAGACCACCAAAGACATGAATCATACTTACATATGCAGGACTCTTGTTGGTGACATGTATTATCCCTCCCGATTGAGTTATTTTTAGGAAACTTGCATCTTCTTTCACTTGACTCACTTTTCCCTGGATCAGTCAGGGCGAGACCTGCAGCACTACCAGAGTCAGGCCAAGCAGCTCTGCCGGAAACTGAGCGCTCAGAGCCCTGACCGCTGCACGTTGGAGGCCGGGGACATGAACTTCCAGTAAGACAACAGTCCTGATGTTCACGTTGTGCTTTACTGATGCATGCAGTGTGTAACCACCCGTCTGGAATTACCTTCTGTGCAGCTATTTAATAGCCAGGGGTGTATGGTACCTGTCTCTGTGCGAGGCGTCGTTTCCTAAGAAGATGGCTTTTGCGTACCTTGAAGACCTCAGCAACGAGTTCAACGATCAGTACGGGAGACGGGTGCCCACAGTGTCGAGGCCGTACTCCTTCATCGAGTTTGGTAAGACTGGTTCTTGTGTCTTGTGCTGAGAAAAATGTTTATGATGACTGtctggaaacaaaaaaaaaaaaccccattgACAGTTTTTAACCGTCCCAGACACGTACATCCAGAAATCCAAGAAGTCCCACATTGACAGCAGGGCCCGGAGGAACTTGGGAAGCATCAACGTGGAGTTGCAGGACGTCCAGAGAATCATGGTGGCAAATATTGAGGAGGTTCTTCAAAGAGGAGAGTCTCTCTCCGGTAAGTTTAGTCATTAAAAATCAAACGAAGGGGACAAAACCTGCTAATTCCCTTTTTAATTTGACCTTCATCTGTATAACGAAAGTAAAACACCAGCTTTAGTGAACTTTCCACAGGAAACAAGTCCGGTACAGTCTAATTAAGGACAGACAATCCCGTCTCAgccaaaatatatttaaattcaATCTCGGTTAATTCCAGTAGAGTCCAGATTTAATAACTATATAATGCTGAGTCATAAAAACAGCTCGGCTAGGAACCCCAACAGAGTCTTCACTTCCCTCTAATCTCCAATCCTGTAAGAGGAAAAAACTAAATATGGACGTTTGAGTTATTTGATGTTGGAAGGAGCGGGACTCATGAGTTGACCTCCAGGAACCCAGTGAAGGAGACCTAAATTTAAACAAATATTGTTTCTTATCTGAATCAAAACTCTTGCTGCATCGTTTTGGATGAGCTGGAGGATGTTTGGGGTAACTTTGGGACATCCTAGTGGGAATGTTGAAGTTGCAAATACATTCACTCGTTTTTCTGCATCATCCTAAGGTTGGCTTTAccttatttattatgatgttatGAAGGTATAAGAAAGCAGTTCTGGGTGGTTTAAAGGACAAAACCTGGTCCCAAATTAGTCAGAGACTCGTCTCGGTTGTAATGCCGTCCAGAGTGGGACAGCTGTGTTAAAAGATACTTCTAGAAAAGCCTCTTTTCAGTCTTTGTTCCACTCTTGGCAGATGATATTCTGCACTGAATTATTGCACAGCTCCTAGGTTTTAATTCATTGTTATTTAGGATTTCATGAtaatgttgtctttttttactGATTTTTCTGCCCAGCTTTGGACACAAAAGCCAGCAATCTTTCCAGCCTGTCCAAAAAGTACCGCAGCGATGCCAAATACCTCAACACGCGCTCCATCTATGCCAAGGTGGCGGCTGTGGCCGTGTtcgtcatcaccatcatcatctacGTGCGCTTCTCCTGGCTCTGACGGATGCTCGGACCAGAACTTTTCTAAGTGTTTAAGCAAGTCCTGTTACATTTGTCCGGTGAACCAGGGTGCCTTGAGGGGTCTTCCAGTCTATCCACGTCGAACGCTGACACTCTTCCTATTCTTCTTTTCCTGCTGCACATTATATGACTTATTGTTTTAGAGGCGCTTCTCTCtctggaagggggggggggggggggttacggtGCGTTCAGGCCACTCTGTTTACTGGAGTCGGGGAGTTTCAGTGCACTATGTGAAAGAAATGATTTGCACACTGGACTTAAGGCTTCTGTTAAAGACGTTCGGCACATAGAAGTCTGCAGACtgtgatgtaaaaaaaagtctttattgATGTTTACAGAATTGTAAAAAAGTCTTAATGATAAAATTAAATGGATGATAAAATTGTCTGGGTTCATGTTAAAGATTTACGTGTGACCACTTTAATAACAAACTGTTTATCACTGGTGTTGTCATGAAAATAAGTTTTGGGGCGAAAACATTTATAACTGAGGTGAGAAAATGTCACATTGGCTGATGGGAAACTAAAGAGGAGCCTCCAGGAGTGCAGACGCTGCATGTTTCAGGAGGCAAATGAAACTGGCATGTAGATTTCTGAccgggagaaaaataaataaaaatgccaTCACGTATCagctgtttataaacccagaTGTTTCTGCTCAGTGGAGCAGAAAAACGAGACACGTCGCCTGCTGTCATCATCTTTGTCATGATGCACGAAGCCTGGTATTACAAACATGGCCGTCTTAAAAGGTCTTAAAGAGTATAAAAGGACCATTGTCACTGAAATTGAAACAAGGATTGAGCTACTGACAACAATCACTTCCAGGTGAGATTTATTGACAGGAATCTGAATCTATTTTTTTAGAGCAGCACCCAGAGGCTTTATTATATTTCGTTCTGTTATATTCAGTCTGACCTGAACAATAACAGTTAAGTCTTCATATACTGAACATCTGTGATAACAGAGCTGATCAACAGTCCTTTCTTTACTGAAGAGCTTTGCTCAGCTATAAAATATCTTCTTAAGGATATAAAAACACCCTTTTCCTGAGACATTTTCCCAGCTGATAAAATTTAAGAGTAAAGACTCATATGTTGTTGATAAATGGACATCACAGTCAAGCCAGCAGAATATTATTCCTGCGATCCAGACTCATGCCACCATGTCAAAGTCGTCCCTctgcaaaacaaacaagaaacacACAAGTTATTTACATTTCATCAAAACATCACGTCCCAGGATTTAAAGATGCAGGCAGATGTCGGCCTACAGATGTGACAGAATGTGTCTGCACCACTAAATGTGACAGATGTGACTTATttgcaagaaaagaaaaatcaggtGCAAGTGTATGAAAGAGCAAAACGGCAGTAACTAAGGACTCATCGGCCCAGTACTCTCTCTTTATATGTGAGCTCCATCATAACTCCTCATTCATCCTCCAGACGGCGAGCGCTGTGACTGCCGTCTTGAACTACTCTGAAACACCTCACATAACCTCACCTCAAAAACTAGAGGAAGGAACTGATGGAGATGAGACAGTGACTCATGTTTTGTGGCCTGAAGGCAAACTTGCTGTCAAGCATCTGCTGCTAGTTTATTAATTCAGaaattatggaaaaaaaaaaaaaaacactagatACTTTAAAGTAGTATTTCAGTTGCAGTTCAAAGCAGCTTTTTGACACTAATCATGCTGATGCATCCCTGGTTCAACCTCTCAAATACTTTTTCATGTTCTGAGTTTCTTCAGAGGCTGAGAGAtgaaaagttaattttttttttaaaaccttcatatttcaaaatgttttgaaatatgAAGCCTTAGGTTACAGTAGGTGAAATAACTAATTACACACTAAAATCTGTGGTGCACTGTTCATCCGAGGTTCTTCTTTAGACTTTGTTACCTGCTGTTGTTTGTGGTAACTCCTGAGTTTAGTGCGCTGATCATTGTCGTGTTTATGTTTTGATTCTGATTCAATCTTTCCATTTATTCATCAGAACTTTAACAACCTCTGTGCTAGATGCTCATTTGCTTTTAAGCAATTATAGTATTTTTACTGCAGTAAGTGTCTGTAACGTAGCTCACCTCGTCATTATAGTTCATGACGTGCTGCCTGATCTTCGAGGAGTCCACCCACGTAACAAAATCCTCCATATTTCTAAAACagagacaggaaaaaaaaaaagattaatactGTCAATATTTCATCCtttgagatgttttttttcttggtatcGTTTTGTTGTGTTGAGTGAAAAACCGTATATTTGATGGACACCAACCTTGTGACAAGAAAGGCAGGGTCTGTAATAACATCTGGGCCCACGCGCACGTCTGAGACCCAGTCAAGGAAAAGACAGATGAACAGTTTCCATCTTTAACTCTACAGTACATTCAGTCTCAAACATTAATCAAGACAACAAAAGATTGGGGGGAAAAAGCTGAATTCCAAGTTAAGAAATTAAAAAACGTGTAGTGACGCCGTACTGAAGGATACGTCCTTGCTCAATGAACGTTATGGCCGTCTTAAGATTCTGTGCCATGCGAAGAGTCAGCATGATGCCGGGCAGCCGCCGCCTGCAGGAACAGACAGCAGACAGGTTAGTTcatcgaggaccagggttgggaaacactgggttCGTTAACAGGCTGTTGATAAATCACAGGGTCGTTTGGAGTTTGAGGTGATTTACCTGCAGAACGAGGAAGCTGTGACTTTCTCCGTCAGGGACAGGTTCTGTTTGGTGGGTATGAGGCCGAGGCTGTACCTGCACGGGAAGGAACACGGTCAGAACCTTATTTCACTGGGCTCCACGTGGATCCTGCCCACAGGTCAAACGGCATCATCCACATAGACTCACAGTTTCTCCAGCAGCCGGTGCGTGCTCTGAGCTCTGAAGCCATCCTTCTCGTCCAGGTCTCGGATTTTCTGCACCAGCTCTCTGATGTTACGACTCAGTTTGTTATACCTGAgtaaaaaagtaagaaaagaaTCTTAAAATACTTTATACGAAGTATTACTGATATGATTTGTAAGCAGTTGTATTACTGTTTATTACAGCTGTGGTCAGGAGTTAGAACAACACGAGATTTAACACGTTTCTCAGGCTAAAACGTATGGAGAGGCacgattttcttttattgtgcatAAACATAACAATCAACCCTGACTCCTCTTCtaccttcatttaaaaagcaAGTCATGAAATAACCCGGTTATCTTTTAAAGCCCCTCTGCACACTTCCCAACAGTAACCCCAGTTACCTTTTACCTGCAGGATCTGCACCTGCTCTGAGGTTTCTTCCGTCAAGTTAACTAGAAACCACAAACCTCtcagttagggttgccacccgtcccgtaaaatacggaattgtcctttatttgagaaaaaaatgttgtgtcccgtattgaactaatacgggacgcgatttgtcccgtattttcattaacgccccatacacgcgtctgtcacacacacatcaacactaaatgtatcaataatgaacaaaataaaacacaggaaacattaaggccagcaaaatctttgtggcgtgacaacaggacctgctgcgctctgtgcccagatctttctatgtgtgtgccagacagcggggaggactcgggcttcacctccaggtagggcttgggaattgggaattaaaagttgcgttccgtattgaaccaatacgaacacatattatgctcttatttattgatgtcataatatacaggtgaaggtcggaaaatttgaatatattgcagaACTTCATTCGTaataaatttaactaaaggtgaaacaaatatattatttcccactacattcaaagtgaaatatttcaagcctttatttgttataattttgatgattatggctcacagtttatgaaaaccccaaataaaaaataaattagagaatattttatgaaatcaataaacaattccatcatcaaaattataacaaataaaggtttaacatatcttgctttgcatgtaataagactaggtaatatattagtttcaccttttaagttgaattattgaaataaattaacttttacaccatattctagttgaattattgaaataaattaacttttacaccatattctagttgaatttttgaaataaattaacttttacacc
Coding sequences:
- the sec22ba gene encoding vesicle-trafficking protein SEC22b-A, with protein sequence MILLTMICRVADGLPLAASIQEDEQSGRDLQHYQSQAKQLCRKLSAQSPDRCTLEAGDMNFHYLIARGVWYLSLCEASFPKKMAFAYLEDLSNEFNDQYGRRVPTVSRPYSFIEFDTYIQKSKKSHIDSRARRNLGSINVELQDVQRIMVANIEEVLQRGESLSALDTKASNLSSLSKKYRSDAKYLNTRSIYAKVAAVAVFVITIIIYVRFSWL
- the imp3 gene encoding U3 small nucleolar ribonucleoprotein protein IMP3 → MVRKLKYHEQKLLKKVDFINWEVDNNLHEVKVLRRFRIEKREDYTKYNKLSRNIRELVQKIRDLDEKDGFRAQSTHRLLEKLYSLGLIPTKQNLSLTEKVTASSFCRRRLPGIMLTLRMAQNLKTAITFIEQGHVRVGPDVITDPAFLVTRNMEDFVTWVDSSKIRQHVMNYNDERDDFDMVA